From Carya illinoinensis cultivar Pawnee chromosome 5, C.illinoinensisPawnee_v1, whole genome shotgun sequence, one genomic window encodes:
- the LOC122311780 gene encoding uncharacterized protein LOC122311780, with the protein MDAASVGASSIKTVKSLSISTIPKITSPTTLTPPWLSTQPSMLTLYASISNLRNSVLYLTRCSTKPDTNTDNEIDQNSAFESNSNPKTSKSSAPVSNEALSSSLSTLSSSSSSGLVFGLGPTNSWDGAEIGSPVVKRFLSDEEERWYMWYHGRSKGKPGSEAIGLAVSRNGIHWERGGGPTRSSGEAGLAMKCSTDWWAFDTESIRPCEVVVMSSAKVRAASAVYWLYYTGCSSEKAEISEDSLKFSLENPERFYIDEVNGENGGVGKISKSLPGLAISQDGRHWARIEAEHHSGALFDVGSEREWDSSFIASPQVVFHVSGDLRMYYHSFDAENGEFGIGIARSRDGIRWVKLGKIMGGGGSGCFDEFGVMNARVVRNQKDGNYVMAYEGIAADGRRSIGLAVSSDGLKNWRRFHDEATLAPSAEDGWDNEGVGSPCLVQMDRDSDGWRLYYKGVGNGGRTGIGMAVSEGSDIRSFRRWTGFNYKKGI; encoded by the coding sequence ATGGATGCAGCGTCAGTTGGAGCTTCATCGATTAAAACCGTTAAGTCACTCTCAATTTCTACCATCCCAAAAATCACTAGCCCAACCACCTTAACCCCTCCATGGCTTTCAACCCAACCCAGCATGCTCACCCTTTATGCGTCAATCTCTAACCTCAGGAACAGTGTTCTCTATCTCACTCGCTGCTCCACAAAACCCGACACCAACACTGACAATGAAATTGATCAAAACTCGGCCTTTGAATCCAATTCAAATCCGAAAACCTCGAAATCCTCAGCCCCTGTTTCAAATGAAGCACTTTCTTCGTCTCTATCAACattgtcgtcttcttcttctagcGGGTTGGTGTTTGGTTTGGGCCCCACAAACTCGTGGGACGGTGCAGAAATTGGATCACCTGTTGTGAAAAGGTTCCTTAGTGATGAGGAAGAGAGGTGGTACATGTGGTACCATGGAAGGTCTAAAGGAAAGCCAGGTTCGGAGGCAATAGGCTTAGCAGTTTCAAGAAATGGAATTCACTGGGAGAGAGGCGGAGGACCTACTAGATCGAGCGGGGAAGCAGGTTTGGCGATGAAGTGTAGTACAGATTGGTGGGCATTTGATACTGAGAGTATTAGGCCTTGTGAAGTGGTGGTCATGTCCAGTGCAAAGGTTAGAGCTGCCAGTGCTGTTTACTGGCTTTACTACACTGGATGCAGTTCTGAGAAGGCAGAGATTTCTGAGGATTCTTTGAAATTCAGTTTGGAAAACCCGGAGAGATTTTACATTGATGAGGTGAACGGTGAAAATGGTGGAGTTGGGAAGATTTCAAAGTCTTTGCCCGGTTTGGCAATTAGTCAGGATGGGAGACATTGGGCTAGAATTGAAGCTGAGCATCACAGCGGAGCTTTGTTTGATGTGGGTTCTGAAAGAGAGTGGGATTCATCCTTTATTGCCTCCCCGCAGGTTGTGTTTCATGTTAGTGGTGATCTTAGAATGTATTACCATTCATTTGATGCAGAAAATGGGGAATTTGGTATTGGAATTGCGAGGTCAAGGGATGGGATTAGGTGGGTGAAGTTGGGGAAGATAATGGGAGGAGGAGGAAGTGGTTGTTTTGATGAGTTTGGGGTTATGAATGCACGTGTAGTGAGAAACCAGAAAGATGGGAATTATGTAATGGCATATGAAGGCATTGCTGCTGATGGTAGGAGAAGTATAGGGTTAGCTGTGTCTTCAGATGGTTTGAAGAATTGGAGGAGGTTTCATGATGAGGCCACTCTGGCGCCATCGGCTGAAGATGGATGGGATAATGAAGGAGTAGGATCCCCATGCCTGGTTCAAATGGACCGGGACTCCGACGGGTGGAGGTTGTATTATAAAGGTGTTGGAAATGGGGGAAGAACTGGTATTGGAATGGCAGTTTCTGAAGGGAGTGATATTAGGAGCTTTAGAAGATGGACAGGATTCAATTATAAGAAAGGTATATGA